GAAGCCTCAGGGAAAGGGAGAGGAGAAAGAGGATTCTCACCGGCGTCGCAGTACTCCTCATCGTCATTCTCATAATCTCTGTCGGTGCCTATGTTTACATCCAGAATCGGGCCGCCAAACAGCTCACAGAGGAGAAGAACAAGAAGCTCAGGGAAGTGTACACCTACTTCAAGGGAGACATTGTAAACTCGTCCAGGAACTGTACCTTCGGGCCCATAGAGGTGAGGAATGAGCTCATCAACCGGATAAACGCCGCTCAGTCGCTTGATGAGATCAGGGCCATTGATGTCAAAGCCTTCTACGATCAGGCCGTGAGCGATTACAAGGAGTGCCTTGCCAAGATAGAAAGCATGAAGTACGAGAAGGTTCTGAACCAGACCAAGGCCGAGAAGATAAGGGCGATAGAGACCGAATTCCAGAGCATACTGGCAATGCCACTCCCGGACGACCTCAGGACGAAGGTAGTGAACTCGATGAAGAGCCTCGAGGAGCAAGTCATGAGCGCGGAGACCATCGATCAGGTCAACTCCGTTAACGCCGCCCCTTACCTCCTCGAACTCTGGAGGGACTATTACTACTACAGGATCGACACCATACCCGGCCAGGAGGTCATCCTCGAGAGGGACAACGTCAAGAGGATAGTCAGCAAGTCGGATGCCAAGGCGATCCTCGGCGGAGTCCTTGACTACAAGGAGCTCATGGAGTACAACGTTTACAAGGTCGAGTACGTTGACATCGCCCTCGTCCTCACACGGGACAGGATAAACGGCGCCTTCCTCGCTCCGGGAGACAAGGTCATGGTCTTCGCCAAGAACTCCACCAACGCGCCGTTCATGGAGATAGCCAACGAGGGCTACGTCCAGCTTGTCCTCCTCCCGACCGATGCTGGCGTTATATCAGTCGACGAGGCCCAGAGCCAGAGCAGCTCCTCGAGCGTCTCATCCAGCACCCAGTATAGCGAGGATCACTCGACCACCTACAACCCGGGGGACTTGACCATAAGCGACGGCCAGAGCACGAGCGACACCTACACCAACACCCAGAGCTCCAGCCAGAGCGCCTCCGCCAGCTACAGCTACTCCGTCGACCTCGCCGAGATACTCAAGGCTATAGCGGCCGGAAAGATACAGGCCAGCGACGAGGTCAGGGAGCAGCTCAGGGCCTACGGCTGGGAGATAGTCGACCTCGAGAAGGAGTCTGGGATGCTCGTGCTCAAACCGGACGCCCAGTTCCTCGTGGTAATAAGGGTGCCCTCGATCTTCGTGCCCGACATACTATCCAACCAGCAGTACCTGTACATAGCCAAGATTGCGACCTGAGGTGGTGGGCATGAAACGCCTAGTAGCGACCCTCTTTATTCTTTTGTTAGCCTCTTCTCTGGTTAGTGCCGAGACTTACACCCTCCCCGGCGAGACCCCAGATAAGAAGCCCTACAACAACATAGGCATTCTCGGGGAGGTTATGGTCGACCTCAACGTCACGATAGTCAATACCGCACCCTTCCCCAAGTTCGTCATAGTCAACCCAAGGTATGATTTTAACGTCTTCAGGCTCTCCGGTGATGAGGGGATGACATCCTTCCGCGTGAACGGTGGCTCCTACCACGTTCCCTCCCGCCTGGACAGGACGTCCCTTAACTACTACATCGGCTTCTGGGTCATGCCCTACGAAACGGTCGTCGTGAACTTCCGCATTCCCTACAACAACTCCTACCTGCTCCAGACCGCGGACTACCAGTCGGTCTGCGGGGACTCCGCTAAAATAACCAACGTGACCTACTACGTCGTCAACGGGAGCCTCGAATACGGTGGTCACATCGAGGTTCCGGACGACATCTCCACGCTCAGCTGCGGCGTCATGTACCCCCAGCTGGTGAACACCCCCAAGATAATCTCCACGAGGGCCATGTTCCCCATGAACGACGGGCACATAAAGGTCCTCAAGTATGAGGGGACCGTCACCTTCCGGCTCACCAACGCCCCTAACAGGGCCGGCGTTTTCAACACCTTCTTCGCCGCCTCGATACCGGTTATATTCAAGGACGCGAGGATGTACAACTTCACCCCCAACTACACCATGACCTACCGCGAGTACATGGACGAGTTCGTGTGGAAGTACAAGGGTCTCAACCCGCCAGAGAAGAGCCAGCCCCAGCCGCTTCCCAGCATGTCCAACATGTTCCAGCTTTCCAACACCCTCCTCACGGGGGTCAGCGTTGGCACCCCGGAGATAGAACCCCCTGGGGAAGCTGGACTCGACTTCCCGGTCTGGATAATATTCATGGGCAGTAGTGTTGAGATAAAATACCACGTCGAATGGACTGCTCAGGGGCGGTGAGAGTCTGTGTTCGACGAGAAGAAAAAGAAGAAAGAGGTCTCGTGGATCGATGAGATACTCAACGGTGAGGATAACCTTCTCGAGAGCATGCTTAACGGTGAGAAAAAGAAGGGGACGAAGGAAAAGGAGGAGCTTCCCCTCCTTGGGAGTGGGGGAGGCGTAAACTTGGAGGAAATCCTGAGCACTCCCACTACCCCTGAGGAGGCCGTCGGGAGCAGGCCCACGGGAGCCGACATCCTGGGAGAGATACTGACCAAGGAGGAGCCCGTGGAGAAGCCGAGGCCCCGCCCCAAACCCCGGCCCCCCTCCACCCTCCAAGACATACTGGGCTCCTCGGCGCGTGTGGAGGAGGCTAGCTACGCAGGTAAGGCGGAGGTTCTCGACGCCTACGGCAACGTCCGCATAGTCAAGGTTAAAGGCGAACCGGTTCCCATCTACGAGCTTCGGCTCCCCGAGCTCAGCAAGGACGAGGAAGAGCTACTTGCCCGCATCAGGGATAGAGCCATAACCGAGCTCCAGATAGACCCCACCGCATTCCCAAATCCCGAGGAGCGCAGAAGGGTGTTCATGAACGCCGTCAAACAGGTGATAAGATCCGAAGCCCCCACCTTCTCAGAGGGGAGGATAGAGGTCCTGGCGGACATGATAGTTCAATCAATGATAGGCTACGGCAAGCTCGACCCCCTAGTCCACGACGACAACCTCGAGGAGATTATGGTAATAGGCACCAACAAACCCGTCTACGTCTGGCACAGGCGCTTTAACATGTGCAAGACCAACATAGTGTTCCCCAATGACAAGGAGATTTTGAACATCATTGAGAGGATAGCGAGGGAAGTGGGTAGGAGGATAGACCAGCAGAGTCCCCTCTTGGACGCCCGCCTCCCGGATGGAAGCCGTGTCAATGCGACCATACCGCCGATAAGCCTCGACGGCCCGACCATAACCATCCGTAAGTTCAGGAAGGATCCGCTGACCATCATAGACCTCATCAAGTACGGCACCATGAACACCGACATAGCGGCCCTCCTCTGGATATTCGTCGACGGACTCGGCGTTAAGCCCGCCAACGTCCTAGTTGCAGGTGGTACTGGTTCGGGTAAGACCACAACACTTAACTCTCTGGGAATGTTCATCCCGCCGAGCGAGCGCGTCATCACCATTGAGGACACCGCCGAGCTCCAGCTGCCCGTCGAACACTGGGTCAGGCTCGAGACGAGGCCACCCAACGTCGAGGGCAAGGGCGAAATCACGATGGACGACCTCGTCAAGAACACCCTCCGTATGCGCCCGGATAGAATCATAGTCGGTGAGGTTCGTGGTCCTGAGGCTAGGACCATGTTTACCGCGATGAACACCGGTCACGATGGCTGTATGGGTACGATCCACGCCAACAGCGCCCGTGAGACGATAGTACGTCTTGAGAGCCCTCCAATGAGCGTTCCCAGAATTATGATCCCGGCGCTGGATATAATCCTCATGCAGGTGAGGTTCCACAGCAGGAAGAAGGGAACCATCAGGAGGGTAACGGAGATAGCGGAGGTCTCAGGTATAGAGGCCGAGAGCATCCAGCTCAACACGCTCTACAAGTATGACCCCGCAAAGGACGAGCTCGTCCCCACGGGAGTCCCGAGCAGGGCCCTCAACAACCTTGCCCAACACACCGGCATGAGCATAGCCGAGCTTGAGCTTGAGAAGGAGAAGAGAAAGATAATTCTCGAATGGATGGTCGAGCAGGGAATCAGGGGCATAGATAAAGTTGGACACTACATAAGGCAGTTTTACATAGACGAGGATGCCCTTCTGAAGAGGATAGAAGCGGAAGGTAGTGCCGAGATGAGTAGGAAGGTTAGGAATGTGATGTAAGGGTGGTGACAGTGGGCGTCGTTAGGGCTATCACCGACTTCTTGGAGCGATTGGGTGGGAAGACTATAGAGGTAGCTGAAATGCCTGTACGGAGGATTCCCCAGGGTACAACCATCCAGGAGAGATTAAGGGCCCTCAAAGAACTTCAGAGGGAAATCGAAGTTGAAAAGGCTGAAACCGAGAGGGAGAAGGAACTTGAGGAGATCATCGAGTGGAGGAAGAAGGAGATTCAGAAACCCTTTTCCGACAGGTTCGCCGAGGCCATCCTCCGCTACTTCAGGGGGCCGGTTGAGTCCCTGACGGCGTCTTTCAAGGGGCTTGACCAGGACCTCTACAGGGCCAGCATACTCACATCCTCCGACAGGTACGTGGCCCTCATGCTCGGCGTTGCCATCTTTGCCGGAATATTCGGCTTCATCTTCGCGTACCTCCTTTACCTTCCAATTGATATGTCCATTCTCGTTGGATTTCTGGGCTTTGTGGGTGGCTTCTTCTACATGAGGTATTATCCCAAGATGGTCTGGAAGCGCAGGGTTGCTGAAGTTGAGAGGGCCATGCCCTACGTCCTCAGGCACATGGCATCACTCTTGAGTGCGGGCGTTGGTGTATCCGAGGCAATACTGTCGGTTGCCCGCGCCGACTACGGTGTCATCTCCGAGGAGTTCGAACTCATGCTCCGGGACATGAGGGCGGGTTCCTCCTTCGAGGACGCACTCACTAAGTTCGACGAGAAGATGGGCTCGGAGAACGTCAGCAGGGTCGTCAAGCAGATATTGAGGGCCGTTAAGTTCGGTGGAAACCTCTCCGAGATACTCTACAAGCTCGCTGAGGATTTTGCCTTTGAGTACAGGATGAAGCTCGTGGAGTACGTCCAGAAAGTAAACGGTATAGCCTTCATCTACATGTTCCTGACGATAGTCATGCCTACGATGTTTGTCGTCGGTATACTGGCCGGTTCCGTCATGGCCAGGGCACTTATAATGCCCCCTGAGACGCTCGCGGTAGTACTGCTCTTCGCGTTCCCGGCGATATCGGTGATAATAGTTAACATGATCAAGAAGGGAGAGCCGAGGTGACCCCGATGCCAAGATTGTCATCAGTGTTCATATTCCTCATTAAGAAAATCGTTCCAGAGAAGTGGATGAAGCGTTACGAGGTTTTCATTTATTCAGCGAATATAGGCTTCCTGGCTGCGGAGTACCTCGTCGTCTCCCTTTTGACGGGGGTCATCGGTGCCCTCCTCGTCTACATGTTCTCAAACTGGATTTACGCGCTTGCGGCGTTCATTGCGGTATCCTCAGGGATGGCCTTCGGATACCCCTACTGGAGGATCACGAAGCGCATCGAAGAAATGGAGAAGATGCTTCCCGATGCCTTTTTCTATCTGGCTAGCTCTCTCAGGGCAGGTATATCCTTCTCCGAGGCTCTGGAGGAGCTCACGACGGCCAACTTCGGACCACTCACGGACGAGTTCAGGAAGACCGTGGCGGAGATAAAGAAGGGTCGCCCGACAACGGACGCCCTCAAGGCCTTTGCCATTAGGAACAAGCGCTCGTCGGTTCTCTACCGCTCCATGATGATCATCATAGAGGCCCTCGAAAGGGGTGCTCCCATGAGCGACGTCCTCGTCTTCGTCGGAAACGACGTTAGGGAGCTGCTCAGGATAAAGCAGGAGAGGAGGGCCTCGACGGGAATGCAGGTGATGTTCTTCATCATAACCAGCGGCGTCATCGGCCCGCTCATCCTTGGAGTGGTCACCCAGATCATGGCCTCGATGAACGTCGGCGACATAAACCTCCCGGTCGAGACCGTCAAGAACATACTCCTTGGCTTCGTTGTCCTTCAGGCGTTAGTGTCTGGCCTTGGAATAGGGGTCATAAGAGAAGGGAAATACTCAGCAGGCCTCAGGTATAGCCTGCTGCTGGCAATAATGGGGGTTATAGTCTACCAGGGCGCCTCAGGCC
The sequence above is drawn from the Thermococcus pacificus genome and encodes:
- a CDS encoding DUF515 domain-containing protein, translated to MSEDIETKIRRLRELGKTSAEPEAPKTAVPPVRKPPRKPRTVGSLRERERRKRILTGVAVLLIVILIISVGAYVYIQNRAAKQLTEEKNKKLREVYTYFKGDIVNSSRNCTFGPIEVRNELINRINAAQSLDEIRAIDVKAFYDQAVSDYKECLAKIESMKYEKVLNQTKAEKIRAIETEFQSILAMPLPDDLRTKVVNSMKSLEEQVMSAETIDQVNSVNAAPYLLELWRDYYYYRIDTIPGQEVILERDNVKRIVSKSDAKAILGGVLDYKELMEYNVYKVEYVDIALVLTRDRINGAFLAPGDKVMVFAKNSTNAPFMEIANEGYVQLVLLPTDAGVISVDEAQSQSSSSSVSSSTQYSEDHSTTYNPGDLTISDGQSTSDTYTNTQSSSQSASASYSYSVDLAEILKAIAAGKIQASDEVREQLRAYGWEIVDLEKESGMLVLKPDAQFLVVIRVPSIFVPDILSNQQYLYIAKIAT
- a CDS encoding CpaF family protein translates to MFDEKKKKKEVSWIDEILNGEDNLLESMLNGEKKKGTKEKEELPLLGSGGGVNLEEILSTPTTPEEAVGSRPTGADILGEILTKEEPVEKPRPRPKPRPPSTLQDILGSSARVEEASYAGKAEVLDAYGNVRIVKVKGEPVPIYELRLPELSKDEEELLARIRDRAITELQIDPTAFPNPEERRRVFMNAVKQVIRSEAPTFSEGRIEVLADMIVQSMIGYGKLDPLVHDDNLEEIMVIGTNKPVYVWHRRFNMCKTNIVFPNDKEILNIIERIAREVGRRIDQQSPLLDARLPDGSRVNATIPPISLDGPTITIRKFRKDPLTIIDLIKYGTMNTDIAALLWIFVDGLGVKPANVLVAGGTGSGKTTTLNSLGMFIPPSERVITIEDTAELQLPVEHWVRLETRPPNVEGKGEITMDDLVKNTLRMRPDRIIVGEVRGPEARTMFTAMNTGHDGCMGTIHANSARETIVRLESPPMSVPRIMIPALDIILMQVRFHSRKKGTIRRVTEIAEVSGIEAESIQLNTLYKYDPAKDELVPTGVPSRALNNLAQHTGMSIAELELEKEKRKIILEWMVEQGIRGIDKVGHYIRQFYIDEDALLKRIEAEGSAEMSRKVRNVM
- a CDS encoding type II secretion system F family protein, which gives rise to MGVVRAITDFLERLGGKTIEVAEMPVRRIPQGTTIQERLRALKELQREIEVEKAETEREKELEEIIEWRKKEIQKPFSDRFAEAILRYFRGPVESLTASFKGLDQDLYRASILTSSDRYVALMLGVAIFAGIFGFIFAYLLYLPIDMSILVGFLGFVGGFFYMRYYPKMVWKRRVAEVERAMPYVLRHMASLLSAGVGVSEAILSVARADYGVISEEFELMLRDMRAGSSFEDALTKFDEKMGSENVSRVVKQILRAVKFGGNLSEILYKLAEDFAFEYRMKLVEYVQKVNGIAFIYMFLTIVMPTMFVVGILAGSVMARALIMPPETLAVVLLFAFPAISVIIVNMIKKGEPR
- a CDS encoding type II secretion system F family protein, whose amino-acid sequence is MPRLSSVFIFLIKKIVPEKWMKRYEVFIYSANIGFLAAEYLVVSLLTGVIGALLVYMFSNWIYALAAFIAVSSGMAFGYPYWRITKRIEEMEKMLPDAFFYLASSLRAGISFSEALEELTTANFGPLTDEFRKTVAEIKKGRPTTDALKAFAIRNKRSSVLYRSMMIIIEALERGAPMSDVLVFVGNDVRELLRIKQERRASTGMQVMFFIITSGVIGPLILGVVTQIMASMNVGDINLPVETVKNILLGFVVLQALVSGLGIGVIREGKYSAGLRYSLLLAIMGVIVYQGASGLSLA